Below is a window of Rhodoglobus vestalii DNA.
TAATCGCAGCAAGCGAGAAACTGTGGCCAGCTTCGGGTGCCGAATCGTGGGATGCGGTGGGTCTGGTTGCCGGGGATACTGACGCTCCTGTCTCCCGAATTTCACTCGCAGTCGACGCTGTGCTTGAGACCGTGGACGAAGCAATCGATAACCGCGCCGACATGCTCATCACCCACCACCCACTGTTACTGCGCGGTGTTACGTCAATTGCGAGTGACCGCTACAAGGGTGCGGTCTTGACCAGGTTGGTGCGCGCAGAATGCGCTCTTTTGGCGGCCCATACCAACGCAGACGTCGTCGAGACCGGCACTTCGGGCCGATTCGCCGCGAAGCTGGGGCTCACGAACGTGGCCCCCATCGTTGTTGGCGAGACGCCCGAACGCGGGATCGGTCGTACAGGAATGCTGCCCGAGGCGATTTCGCTCGGCAGGCTGGCGCGCCTCATTGGTGAGCTTCTTCCGGCGACGGCCACCGGCATCCGTGTGGCGGGAGAGTATGACCAGCTTGTGCAGTCGGTGGCGCTGTGCGGGGGAGCGGGTGACGCCTACTTGACCGACCCGGCGGTTCTTGGCGCTGATGTGTACATCACGAGTGATCTGCGCCACCATCCCG
It encodes the following:
- a CDS encoding Nif3-like dinuclear metal center hexameric protein, giving the protein MSTTVSDVIAASEKLWPASGAESWDAVGLVAGDTDAPVSRISLAVDAVLETVDEAIDNRADMLITHHPLLLRGVTSIASDRYKGAVLTRLVRAECALLAAHTNADVVETGTSGRFAAKLGLTNVAPIVVGETPERGIGRTGMLPEAISLGRLARLIGELLPATATGIRVAGEYDQLVQSVALCGGAGDAYLTDPAVLGADVYITSDLRHHPASEARENARLGRGPALIDVSHWASEWLWLDAAADELRALLPDVTITVSDLRTDPWDFAVVQ